A genomic segment from Yimella sp. cx-51 encodes:
- a CDS encoding glutaminase produces the protein MKTPVPDYLEEILRSCSDDTSGALADYIPELAGVDPDQLAVALCTTDGTVYSAGDADNCFTIQSISKAFVYALALQEHGVDAVLERIGVEPSGEAFNELSLEEGSGRPLNPMINAGALTCHALIGGLDCDPDERFEKVRAGLSAFAGRQLEVDEEVYASELADAYRNTAIANMLRSYEVIDGDPTDVVRGYIRQCSLRVTTPDLARMAATLANGGVQPCTGERVVDVDVVRQVLSVMMTCGMYDAAGDWMTNCGFPAKSGVSGGILGVRSGQVGLATFSPRLDDHGNSVRGITLCRRISRDMGLHIMEGLDESRSALRRDRRLRTPSGRIVRILSLQGDLRFSGAELVLREIAEDDTDLERLVLDLRRVSSIDRVAGVMLAEGLRRVREDGSQVTLADPERVLRVPDDHPTPDRVERLDEYRDLPRV, from the coding sequence GTGAAGACACCGGTGCCCGATTACCTCGAGGAGATTCTGCGCTCCTGTTCCGACGACACCAGCGGCGCGCTCGCCGATTACATCCCCGAACTGGCCGGGGTCGATCCTGACCAACTGGCTGTGGCGCTGTGCACGACGGACGGCACCGTCTACTCCGCCGGAGACGCCGACAACTGCTTCACGATCCAGTCGATCTCCAAAGCGTTCGTGTATGCCCTGGCGTTGCAGGAGCACGGGGTGGACGCCGTCCTGGAGCGGATCGGGGTGGAGCCCAGCGGTGAGGCGTTCAACGAGCTGTCGCTGGAGGAGGGCTCAGGGCGGCCGCTCAACCCGATGATCAACGCCGGCGCACTGACCTGCCACGCACTGATCGGTGGACTCGACTGTGACCCGGACGAGCGCTTCGAGAAGGTGCGAGCGGGCCTGTCTGCCTTTGCTGGTCGCCAACTCGAGGTGGACGAGGAGGTCTACGCCTCAGAGCTGGCGGACGCCTACCGCAATACCGCGATCGCCAACATGTTGCGCTCGTACGAGGTGATCGACGGCGACCCGACGGATGTCGTCCGGGGCTACATCCGGCAGTGTTCGCTGCGGGTCACCACACCCGATCTCGCCAGGATGGCGGCAACCTTGGCCAACGGGGGAGTGCAGCCGTGCACCGGCGAGCGCGTGGTCGATGTCGACGTGGTGCGTCAGGTGCTGAGCGTGATGATGACCTGCGGCATGTACGACGCTGCGGGTGACTGGATGACCAACTGCGGGTTCCCGGCCAAGAGCGGCGTCAGTGGCGGCATTCTCGGCGTTCGCTCAGGGCAGGTCGGGCTGGCCACCTTCTCGCCACGGCTGGACGACCACGGCAACAGTGTTCGTGGAATCACGTTGTGTCGCAGGATTTCTCGCGACATGGGCCTACACATCATGGAGGGGCTGGACGAGTCGAGGTCGGCCCTGCGGCGTGATCGTCGACTGCGAACACCGAGCGGGCGCATCGTGCGCATTCTCAGCTTGCAGGGCGATCTGCGGTTCAGCGGCGCGGAGTTGGTGTTGCGGGAGATCGCCGAGGACGACACCGATCTCGAGCGACTCGTGCTCGATCTGCGGCGGGTCTCATCGATCGACCGCGTGGCCGGCGTCATGCTCGCCGAAGGACTGCGACGCGTGCGCGAGGACGGCAGTCAGGTCACCCTCGCCGACCCGGAGCGCGTGCTGCGGGTGCCGGACGACCATCCGACGCCAGATCGCGTGGAACGCCTCGATGAGTACCGAGACCTTCCACGCGTCTGA
- a CDS encoding site-specific integrase yields the protein MRAIEAFAPYAETWLEQRDIKTRTRALYRRQLDRFLLPEFGDMSLRDITPAVVRSWYSGLDPNHPTQRAHVYSLLRAILNEAVRDEIISRNPCNIRSASVTKRQITIDPATPEEIKALMAEMPQRYHAFVLIGAWCGLRFGEMSELRRRDIDLVSGVIHVRRAVVWDGGEPVVGPPKNGLGRSVTMPPHMVELVAVHIEKFAAPGPDGLLFHAMKDPSRQVGSNTVRRHWIKARNAVGRPTMRVHDLRHSGAVLAVRAGATGKETQDRLGHLSAGAADRYQHAARGRDAEIAKKLSELAGY from the coding sequence GTGCGCGCCATCGAAGCGTTCGCGCCGTACGCCGAGACGTGGCTGGAGCAGCGTGACATCAAGACCCGCACCCGGGCGCTCTATCGCCGGCAGCTCGATCGCTTCCTGCTGCCGGAGTTCGGGGACATGTCGCTGCGTGACATCACTCCTGCTGTCGTGCGCAGTTGGTACAGCGGTCTTGACCCGAACCATCCAACGCAGCGCGCGCACGTGTATTCGTTGCTTCGCGCGATCCTCAACGAGGCGGTGCGCGACGAAATCATCAGCCGGAACCCATGCAACATCCGAAGTGCCAGCGTCACGAAGCGGCAGATCACGATCGACCCTGCGACGCCGGAGGAGATCAAGGCGCTGATGGCCGAGATGCCGCAGCGGTACCACGCGTTCGTCCTCATCGGCGCATGGTGTGGGCTTCGGTTTGGCGAGATGTCCGAGTTGCGGCGGAGGGACATCGACCTGGTGAGCGGCGTAATTCACGTGCGTCGCGCAGTCGTCTGGGACGGTGGGGAGCCGGTCGTCGGGCCACCGAAGAACGGCCTTGGACGGAGTGTGACGATGCCGCCGCACATGGTCGAGCTCGTCGCTGTGCATATCGAGAAGTTCGCGGCGCCTGGCCCAGACGGGCTGCTGTTCCACGCGATGAAGGATCCGAGTCGTCAGGTGGGCTCGAACACTGTTCGGCGGCACTGGATCAAGGCGCGCAACGCCGTGGGCCGACCCACTATGCGGGTCCACGACCTCCGGCACAGCGGCGCGGTGCTCGCAGTGCGGGCGGGTGCCACGGGCAAAGAGACTCAAGACCGCCTGGGCCACCTCAGTGCGGGCGCAGCCGATCGCTATCAGCATGCGGCGCGAGGGCGGGACGCCGAGATCGCGAAGAAGCTGTCTGAGCTGGCTGGGTATTGA
- a CDS encoding helix-turn-helix domain-containing protein encodes MTTSTKSRRQFESLADAAERTGLSIRTLRRRIAAGQLPAYRSGPRVLRVDPTDVDRLMVLVPTA; translated from the coding sequence ATGACTACCTCTACAAAGAGTCGACGCCAGTTCGAGTCCCTCGCCGACGCCGCCGAGCGCACCGGCCTCAGCATCCGAACGCTCCGCCGCAGGATCGCAGCCGGGCAGCTTCCCGCGTACCGCAGTGGACCCCGCGTTCTGCGCGTCGATCCCACAGATGTGGATCGCCTCATGGTGCTCGTTCCAACCGCGTAG
- a CDS encoding class I SAM-dependent DNA methyltransferase — protein sequence MTDSRRLVDKLWSYCDVLRDDGVGVIEYTEQLTYLLFLKMAHERATRKLAPERIVPEEYSWQKLLDAQGDKLEFEYTRILVGLAREDGVIGTIFRKAQNRIQDPAKLRQLVVDLIDKENWSQSGTDIKGDAYEELLSKGASDKGSGAGQYFTPRALIQAIVDVIQPTVADTVVDPACGTGGFLLVAHEHAARGAESMTPTQRAHLRDSFASGYELVDGTARLAAMNLLLHGMGASNGDSLIEVRDSLIADPGRRWSVVLSNPPFGRKSSLTMVGADGREVREDREIERQDFVATTSNKQLNFVQHIATILDTNGRAAVVLPDNVLFEGGAGETIRRKLLADFDLHTMLRLPTGIFYAQGVKANVLFFDKKVARPGQPWTERLWVYDLRTNKHFTLKQNPLRRADLDEFVAAYTATERVESERWKPFTYDEVVARDKANLDITWLKDDSLEDLDNLPSPDVIAREIVEDLTAALAEFEAVATALEEQLRS from the coding sequence ATGACTGACTCACGCCGCTTGGTCGACAAGCTCTGGTCCTACTGCGATGTGCTGCGCGACGACGGTGTCGGTGTCATCGAGTACACCGAGCAGCTGACGTACCTGCTGTTCTTGAAGATGGCGCACGAACGAGCGACGCGGAAGCTGGCGCCGGAGCGGATCGTGCCTGAGGAGTACTCGTGGCAGAAGCTACTGGACGCTCAGGGCGACAAACTCGAGTTCGAGTACACCCGCATCCTCGTCGGCCTCGCCCGCGAGGACGGGGTCATCGGCACGATCTTCCGTAAGGCGCAGAACCGCATCCAGGACCCGGCGAAGCTGCGCCAGCTCGTCGTCGACCTGATCGACAAGGAGAACTGGTCGCAGTCCGGCACCGACATCAAGGGCGACGCCTACGAAGAACTGCTGTCCAAGGGTGCATCGGACAAGGGGTCCGGTGCTGGCCAGTACTTCACACCCCGCGCCCTGATCCAGGCGATAGTTGACGTCATCCAGCCCACCGTCGCCGACACGGTCGTCGACCCCGCCTGTGGCACTGGCGGCTTCCTTCTCGTCGCACACGAGCACGCCGCCCGCGGCGCCGAGTCGATGACACCGACCCAGCGTGCCCACCTGCGCGATAGCTTCGCCTCGGGATACGAACTGGTCGACGGCACAGCGCGATTGGCCGCGATGAACCTCTTACTCCACGGTATGGGCGCCTCGAACGGTGACTCGCTCATCGAAGTACGCGACTCGCTCATCGCCGACCCGGGCCGGCGATGGTCCGTGGTGCTCTCGAACCCGCCGTTCGGTCGGAAGTCGTCGCTGACGATGGTCGGCGCCGACGGCCGCGAGGTCAGGGAAGACCGCGAGATCGAGCGGCAGGACTTCGTTGCGACGACGAGCAACAAGCAGCTCAACTTCGTCCAGCACATCGCGACGATCCTCGATACCAACGGACGCGCCGCCGTCGTGCTGCCCGACAACGTGCTCTTCGAAGGCGGCGCCGGCGAGACGATCCGTCGCAAGCTGCTGGCTGACTTCGACCTGCACACGATGCTGCGCCTGCCGACCGGGATCTTTTACGCCCAGGGCGTGAAGGCGAACGTGCTGTTCTTCGACAAGAAGGTCGCCCGCCCCGGGCAGCCGTGGACCGAGCGACTGTGGGTCTACGACCTGCGCACCAACAAGCACTTCACGCTGAAGCAGAACCCGCTGCGACGGGCCGACCTGGACGAGTTCGTTGCGGCGTACACAGCAACCGAGCGTGTCGAGTCCGAGCGCTGGAAACCGTTCACGTATGACGAGGTCGTCGCGCGCGACAAGGCGAACCTCGACATCACCTGGCTCAAGGACGACTCCCTCGAAGACCTCGACAACCTGCCTTCCCCCGACGTCATCGCCCGCGAGATCGTCGAAGACCTCACCGCCGCTCTTGCTGAGTTCGAAGCAGTAGCAACGGCTCTGGAAGAGCAACTGCGCAGCTAG
- a CDS encoding GIY-YIG nuclease family protein → MNGKQVKLFLVDGTPGGLTTAEITNWTGHVLSARRSDLADLLRREEAERTGVYLLLGEDESAVGDTRCYVGEADVVAARLRSHAKDKPFWNQVVVITSKDTNLTKSHGRYLESRLIELATQAGRVTLENGTAPPTPRLPEADASDMEYFLGQLQIVLPVLGVNAIRVRSARPDAAQSAPSQSPIFALRNARQGVDASAQQVDGEFIMLSGSVVVPEWHGVGKAASTQKAYASYRAQHEGLLADGSIVVENRLGRVTRDIVFSSPSTAGAIALGRSCNGRVEWVSAEGSFGAWESRGVE, encoded by the coding sequence TCACGACGGCCGAGATCACCAATTGGACCGGCCACGTCCTCTCTGCACGCCGCTCCGACCTGGCCGACCTGCTCCGGCGCGAGGAAGCGGAGCGCACCGGCGTTTACCTCCTGCTCGGTGAGGACGAATCCGCTGTCGGCGACACCCGCTGCTATGTCGGTGAGGCCGACGTCGTTGCCGCCCGGCTGCGCAGCCACGCCAAGGACAAGCCGTTCTGGAACCAGGTTGTGGTGATCACCTCGAAGGACACCAACCTGACGAAGTCGCACGGCAGGTATCTGGAGTCGCGGCTGATCGAGCTCGCAACCCAGGCCGGAAGGGTCACCCTCGAGAACGGCACTGCCCCTCCGACGCCGCGCCTGCCGGAGGCGGACGCGTCCGACATGGAGTACTTCCTCGGTCAGCTGCAGATCGTCCTACCCGTGTTGGGAGTGAACGCGATCCGGGTTCGCTCGGCGCGACCCGACGCTGCGCAGTCAGCACCGAGCCAGTCGCCGATCTTCGCCTTGCGGAACGCCCGTCAGGGCGTTGACGCATCAGCTCAGCAGGTCGACGGCGAGTTCATCATGCTGAGCGGCTCCGTCGTCGTGCCCGAGTGGCACGGAGTCGGCAAGGCGGCCAGCACGCAGAAGGCGTATGCCAGTTACCGCGCCCAGCACGAAGGGCTTCTGGCGGACGGATCGATCGTCGTGGAGAACCGACTCGGGCGTGTGACACGCGACATCGTCTTCTCCTCGCCGTCGACTGCCGGCGCGATCGCTCTCGGCCGCTCCTGCAACGGCCGCGTCGAATGGGTGTCGGCCGAGGGGTCCTTCGGGGCCTGGGAAAGCCGTGGAGTCGAGTGA